A stretch of Balaenoptera ricei isolate mBalRic1 chromosome 9, mBalRic1.hap2, whole genome shotgun sequence DNA encodes these proteins:
- the GPR141 gene encoding probable G-protein coupled receptor 141: MADHNSSSCNNPIRSPHLTRLYFIVFFGGLVGIISILFLLVKMNTRSVTTTAVINLVVVHSVFLLTVPFRLTYLIKHTWTFGLPFCKFVSAMLHIHMYLTFLFYVVILVIRYLIFFKHKDKVEFYRKLHAVAASTALWLLVIIIVVPLVVSQYGIHEGYDKYHCFKFHKELAHAYVQVINYLIVIIVIVIAVILLVLQSIIIVLMARKLRHSLLSHQEFWAQLKNLLFIGVILICFLPYQFFRIYYLYTVAHSSDCNDNVAFYNEIFLSVTAISCFDLLLFVLGGSHWFKQKIIDLWNCLLCR; the protein is encoded by the coding sequence ATGGCTGACCACAATAGTTCCTCCTGCAATAACCCTATAAGGTCACCCCATTTAACCAGGCTCTACTTCATAGTGTTCTTTGGAGGACTGGTGGGCATCATCTCCATTTTGTTCCTACTGGTGAAAATGAACACCCGGTCTGTGACCACCACAGCAGTCATTAACCTGGTGGTGGTCCACAGTGTTTTTCTCCTGACAGTGCCTTTTCGCTTGACCTACCTCATCAAGCACacttggacatttgggttgcccTTCTGCAAATTTGTGAGCGCCATGCTGCACATCCACATGTACCTCACATTCCTGTTCTACGTTGTGATCCTAGTCATCaggtacctcatcttctttaagCACAAGGACAAAGTGGAATTCTACAGAAAACTGCATGCTGTGGCTGCCAGTACTGCCCTGTGGCTACTGGTGATTATCATTGTGGTGCCCCTGGTTGTTTCTCAGTATGGAATTCATGAGGGTTATGACAAATACCACTGTTTTAAATTCCACAAAGAACTTGCTCACGCATATGTGCAAGTCATCAACTATTTGATAGTCATTATTGTCATAGTTATTGCAGTGATTCTCTTGGTCCTCCAGAGCATCATCATTGTGTTGATGGCGCGGAAGCTACGCCACTCCTTACTATCCCATCAGGAGTTCTGGGCCCAGTTGAAAAACCTGCTTTTTATAGGGGTCATTCTTATTTGCTTCCTTCCCTACCAGTTCTTTAGGATCTATTACTTGTACACTGTGGCACATTCAAGTGACTGTAATGACAATGTTGCATTTTATAATGAAATCTTCTTGAGTGTAACAGCGATTAGCTGCTTTGATTTGCTGCTCTTTGTTCTTGGGGGAAGCCATTGGTTTAAGCAAAAGATAATTGACCTATGGAATTGCCTTTTGTGCCGTTAA